The Breoghania sp. genome has a segment encoding these proteins:
- a CDS encoding AAA family ATPase, with translation MRRAMIIGQPGSGKSTLARALGQITDLPVIHIDQILWQTGWIQRSRPEIDALCLEAHARPCWIFEGGHSSTWAQRLERCDTLIWLDVPLARRLYRVLLRTLRHHGRTRPDLTPGCHEHFDTEFLVWMWNTRNSAREKMRRLYETAPADKALYRFTRFAEVDRFLDDVRNRVATS, from the coding sequence ATGCGGCGCGCGATGATTATCGGTCAGCCGGGATCGGGCAAATCCACGCTTGCACGGGCGCTCGGGCAGATCACGGATCTTCCGGTCATTCATATTGACCAGATCCTTTGGCAGACGGGGTGGATCCAGCGTTCCCGGCCTGAAATCGATGCGCTTTGTCTGGAAGCTCATGCCCGTCCGTGTTGGATTTTCGAAGGTGGGCACTCATCCACATGGGCGCAGCGCCTGGAACGGTGCGATACGTTGATCTGGCTCGATGTTCCTCTGGCGCGGCGTCTGTATCGCGTGCTTCTGCGTACTCTCCGGCACCACGGACGTACCCGGCCCGATCTGACGCCAGGGTGCCACGAGCACTTCGATACGGAGTTTCTGGTCTGGATGTGGAACACCCGCAACTCCGCACGGGAGAAGATGCGCCGCTTGTATGAAACGGCACCGGCAGACAAGGCGCTCTATCGGTTCACCCGCTTTGCGGAGGTGGATCGCTTCCTGGACGATGTTCGCAACCGGGTCGCGACCTCTTGA
- the mepA gene encoding penicillin-insensitive murein endopeptidase, whose translation MGMGKGRAHLSSLMRSGAFALSAMVIALSPALARDQLPQPKPSVGAVSSQNAPAMPQAKATHADNARRATGIPSQVNMNAPARDYFGKVSVPAHMKPEALGSYAKGCQAGAVALPANGEGFQVMRLSRNRFWGQPELIDYLEDLARDVPKLGWRGLMVGDMAQPRGGPMSSGHASHQIGLDADIWLKEMPAHTMTASERENVSAVSMLRGAINTKGADRTVDPKKFTDAHARLIRRAANDPRVARIFVSPGIKKALCDFETGNRAWLRVVRPWWGHHYHFHVRLKCPAGEGSCKSQAAPPPGDGCGKELAWWMSDEPWVPKPPKPGEKPAKPKPPLTMAGLPDACVAVLKAR comes from the coding sequence ATGGGAATGGGGAAAGGGCGCGCGCATCTTTCGAGCCTGATGCGGTCGGGGGCCTTCGCGCTGAGTGCGATGGTTATCGCGTTATCCCCGGCGCTTGCCCGAGATCAGCTTCCTCAGCCAAAGCCCTCCGTAGGTGCCGTCTCTTCCCAAAACGCGCCCGCGATGCCGCAAGCCAAGGCAACGCATGCAGACAACGCGCGGCGCGCAACCGGTATCCCGTCGCAGGTCAACATGAATGCGCCTGCGCGCGACTATTTCGGCAAGGTCTCCGTTCCCGCCCACATGAAGCCAGAGGCGCTGGGCTCCTATGCCAAGGGCTGTCAGGCGGGCGCGGTGGCGCTTCCCGCCAATGGCGAGGGGTTCCAGGTCATGCGCCTGTCGCGCAACCGCTTCTGGGGCCAGCCGGAACTGATCGACTACCTTGAGGATCTTGCCCGCGATGTGCCGAAACTCGGCTGGCGCGGGCTGATGGTTGGCGACATGGCCCAACCGCGCGGCGGGCCGATGTCGTCGGGCCATGCCAGCCACCAGATCGGGCTCGATGCCGATATCTGGCTGAAAGAGATGCCCGCACACACCATGACCGCATCGGAGCGCGAAAACGTCTCCGCCGTCTCCATGCTGCGCGGTGCGATCAACACCAAGGGGGCAGACCGTACGGTCGATCCGAAGAAATTCACCGATGCCCATGCCCGGTTGATCCGCCGTGCGGCGAACGATCCGCGCGTGGCGCGCATTTTCGTCTCTCCCGGCATCAAGAAGGCCTTGTGCGACTTCGAGACCGGCAACCGTGCCTGGCTGCGCGTGGTCCGGCCCTGGTGGGGGCACCATTATCATTTCCATGTCCGGCTCAAGTGTCCGGCAGGCGAGGGATCTTGCAAGAGCCAGGCGGCCCCGCCTCCTGGTGACGGCTGCGGCAAGGAACTGGCCTGGTGGATGTCGGACGAACCCTGGGTGCCCAAGCCGCCCAAGCCCGGTGAAAAACCGGCCAAGCCGAAACCGCCCCTGACCATGGCCGGACTGCCCGACGCTTGCGTCGCCGTTCTGAAGGCGCGTTGA
- a CDS encoding alpha/beta hydrolase, whose amino-acid sequence MSERDPQFLSVGTGDEARQIAYRHEPGTETAERPGVIWLSGFRSDMLGSKALEVARVAREAGNAVTRFDYSGHGESGGKFIDGTISRWLEETLAVFDKCCTGPTVIVGSSMGGWMALLLALARKSSGKVAGLVLIAPAPDFTEDLLWNAFPEEARRAIETKGVYEHPSDYSDEPDVYTRALIEDGRKNLLLGASIDPGCPVRILQGMEDQDVPWEHAMKLVSRLPVSDVTITLVRDGDHRLSRMEDIMNRILPAIAEFGVG is encoded by the coding sequence ATGAGCGAGCGCGATCCGCAATTCCTTTCCGTGGGCACCGGCGACGAGGCGCGACAGATCGCCTACCGCCATGAACCCGGCACCGAGACGGCGGAACGTCCCGGCGTCATCTGGCTCTCCGGGTTTCGCTCCGACATGCTGGGCTCCAAGGCGCTGGAAGTGGCGCGCGTGGCGCGAGAAGCGGGGAACGCCGTGACGCGCTTCGATTATTCCGGCCACGGCGAATCGGGCGGGAAATTCATCGACGGCACCATTTCGCGCTGGCTTGAGGAAACGCTCGCCGTATTCGACAAGTGCTGCACCGGCCCGACGGTGATCGTCGGCTCCTCCATGGGCGGCTGGATGGCGCTGCTGCTGGCGCTGGCGCGCAAGAGCAGCGGCAAGGTCGCGGGGCTCGTGCTGATCGCGCCCGCACCTGATTTCACCGAGGATCTTTTGTGGAACGCGTTCCCGGAGGAAGCGCGCCGCGCCATCGAGACCAAGGGGGTCTACGAACATCCCTCGGACTATTCCGATGAGCCGGATGTCTATACCCGCGCGCTGATCGAGGACGGTCGCAAGAATCTGCTGCTTGGCGCCTCCATCGATCCGGGCTGCCCGGTCCGCATCCTCCAGGGCATGGAAGATCAGGACGTGCCCTGGGAACATGCCATGAAGCTCGTTTCGCGCCTGCCTGTCAGCGATGTCACCATCACGCTTGTTCGTGACGGCGATCATCGCCTGTCGCGCATGGAAGACATCATGAACCGCATCCTCCCCGCGATTGCGGAGTTCGGCGTCGGTTGA
- a CDS encoding glycosyltransferase family 4 protein, with product MTTILQVVPELETGGVERTAVDIAQACKARGWRALVASAGGRLVDELEAAGGEHIAMPLATKNPFIMGANAGRLAEIIRREKVSIIHARSRAPAWSALYAARKTRTPFVTTYHGAYGQKNALKAFYNSVMARGDAVIANSHYTAGLIRTRHPVAGEMTVIHRGTDIAAISDVPEARINALRESWGVESGKRIVLQLARLTAWKGQKVTIDAFAGLALALREDCVLILAGDAQGRNDYVAELEARIAGHGLGEQVRLVGHCADVPAAMNAADVVAVSSVEPEAFGRAAVEAQAAGRPVIVSDLGAVGETVQAPPQVEASQRSGWRIPANDPAALTLTLGEALSLDAEAHLALARRAKANAAHFSLEAMCGATLEVYDRLIG from the coding sequence GTGACGACGATCCTGCAGGTCGTGCCCGAGTTGGAAACCGGAGGTGTGGAGCGCACCGCCGTCGATATCGCGCAAGCCTGCAAGGCGCGTGGCTGGCGGGCGCTGGTGGCAAGCGCGGGCGGACGGCTGGTCGATGAACTGGAAGCGGCCGGCGGCGAACATATCGCCATGCCCCTTGCCACAAAGAACCCGTTCATCATGGGGGCCAATGCGGGGCGGCTTGCCGAGATCATCCGCCGCGAGAAGGTATCCATCATCCATGCGCGCAGCCGAGCGCCTGCATGGTCGGCCCTTTACGCCGCCCGCAAGACACGCACGCCCTTCGTCACCACCTATCACGGCGCCTATGGCCAGAAGAATGCGCTGAAAGCCTTCTACAATTCCGTCATGGCGCGCGGCGATGCGGTGATTGCCAATTCCCATTACACCGCCGGTCTCATCCGCACCCGTCACCCCGTTGCGGGCGAGATGACCGTCATCCATCGCGGCACCGACATCGCGGCCATCTCCGACGTGCCGGAGGCCCGGATCAACGCTTTGCGGGAAAGCTGGGGTGTCGAAAGCGGCAAGCGGATCGTCCTGCAATTGGCACGATTGACTGCCTGGAAAGGCCAGAAGGTCACGATCGATGCCTTTGCGGGGCTCGCTCTGGCGCTACGTGAGGACTGTGTGCTGATTCTCGCCGGAGATGCGCAGGGACGCAACGACTACGTCGCCGAGCTTGAGGCCCGCATTGCCGGGCACGGACTTGGGGAACAGGTCCGCCTCGTCGGCCACTGTGCGGATGTGCCTGCGGCAATGAATGCAGCGGATGTGGTCGCCGTGTCTTCAGTGGAGCCGGAAGCCTTCGGACGCGCGGCGGTGGAGGCACAGGCGGCGGGACGGCCGGTCATCGTCTCCGATCTCGGCGCGGTGGGCGAAACGGTGCAGGCTCCGCCGCAGGTGGAAGCATCCCAGCGCAGCGGATGGCGCATTCCCGCCAATGACCCCGCGGCGCTGACCCTGACACTTGGAGAGGCTCTATCTCTGGATGCGGAAGCACACTTGGCGCTCGCAAGGCGCGCGAAAGCCAATGCCGCACATTTCTCGCTGGAAGCCATGTGCGGGGCGACGCTTGAGGTCTATGATCGGTTGATCGGCTAA
- the infC gene encoding translation initiation factor IF-3, whose amino-acid sequence MRRPFRAPPPQKEGPRINEDIRVREVQLIDHEGQNRGTIPIEEAMDIAGEAGLDLVEIQPNANPPVCKILDYGRHKYQAQKKAAEARKKQKTVELKEVKLRPNIDTHDYEVKMKNVLRFFEEGDKVKITLRFRGREMAHQDLGFKLMQRVKEETAEIAKVEFEPKVEGRQMIMILAPR is encoded by the coding sequence ATTCGCCGTCCGTTCCGCGCACCACCGCCCCAAAAGGAGGGGCCGCGCATTAACGAAGACATTCGCGTTCGCGAAGTCCAGTTGATCGATCACGAAGGCCAGAACCGGGGCACGATCCCGATTGAAGAGGCTATGGACATCGCCGGTGAGGCCGGCCTCGACCTCGTGGAGATCCAGCCGAACGCAAATCCCCCGGTCTGCAAGATTCTTGATTACGGTCGCCACAAGTATCAGGCGCAGAAGAAGGCCGCCGAGGCTCGCAAGAAGCAGAAGACCGTCGAACTCAAGGAAGTGAAGCTGCGTCCGAACATCGACACCCACGATTATGAGGTGAAGATGAAGAACGTGCTGCGTTTCTTCGAGGAAGGCGACAAGGTGAAAATCACCCTTCGTTTCCGCGGCCGCGAAATGGCGCACCAGGACCTCGGCTTCAAGCTGATGCAGCGCGTCAAGGAAGAGACCGCCGAGATCGCCAAGGTCGAGTTCGAACCCAAGGTCGAAGGCCGCCAGATGATCATGATCCTGGCGCCGCGTTAA
- the rpmI gene encoding 50S ribosomal protein L35, giving the protein MPKMKTKSGAKKRFKVTASGRVKVAQAGKRHGMIKRTKKFIRNARGTMVLADQDAKIVKKYMPYL; this is encoded by the coding sequence ATGCCCAAGATGAAGACCAAATCGGGCGCCAAAAAGCGCTTTAAAGTGACGGCCTCCGGCCGGGTGAAGGTCGCCCAGGCCGGCAAGCGGCACGGCATGATCAAGCGGACGAAGAAGTTCATCCGCAATGCCCGCGGCACCATGGTTCTCGCGGACCAGGATGCCAAGATCGTCAAGAAGTACATGCCCTACCTGTAA
- the rplT gene encoding 50S ribosomal protein L20: MSRVKRGVTAHARHKKVIKAAKGYYGRRKNTIRVAKQAVEKAGQYAYRDRKVRKRNFRSLWIQRINAATREHGLTYGRFIDGLNKAGVEVDRKVLSDLAIHQPEAFKALVDKAQAALA; this comes from the coding sequence ATGTCGCGCGTGAAACGGGGCGTTACCGCCCATGCCCGTCACAAGAAAGTCATCAAGGCCGCCAAGGGCTATTATGGCCGCCGCAAGAACACCATCCGCGTTGCCAAGCAGGCCGTGGAGAAGGCGGGCCAGTACGCCTATCGCGACCGCAAGGTTCGCAAGCGGAACTTCCGCTCGCTGTGGATCCAGCGTATCAACGCTGCCACCCGCGAGCACGGCCTGACCTATGGCCGCTTCATCGACGGCCTGAACAAGGCCGGCGTGGAAGTTGACCGCAAGGTTCTTTCCGATCTCGCCATCCATCAGCCGGAGGCCTTCAAGGCCCTGGTGGACAAGGCGCAGGCGGCTCTCGCCTGA
- a CDS encoding LLM class flavin-dependent oxidoreductase — MKLSVLDLAFVGEGETPRDALDHSLELARHAEALGYERFWLAEHHNMIGIASAATSVVIGYIAGGTSTIRVGAGGIMLPNHSPLVIAEQFGTLETLYPGRIDLGLGRAPGTDQATLRALRRSYESAESFPQDVVELQALLAPAAPNQIVRAVPGAGTNVPIWMLGSSLFGAKLAAMLGLPYAFASHFAPQALEQAVAIYKAEFTPSDALDAPYVIAGANVFAADDDAQAARLATSLQMRFTGMLRGERGLTKPPIDDIETYWTPGEKRHVQEMMRCSFIGGPESLKHQLKAFADSVPVDEIIVSSSIYDNTARLHSYEILADVAKGIGG; from the coding sequence ATGAAACTCTCCGTCCTCGATCTCGCCTTTGTCGGTGAAGGCGAAACGCCGCGCGATGCGCTTGATCACTCGCTTGAGCTCGCCCGCCATGCAGAGGCGCTCGGTTATGAGCGGTTCTGGCTTGCCGAACATCACAACATGATCGGTATCGCGAGTGCGGCGACCTCCGTCGTCATCGGGTATATCGCGGGCGGCACCTCCACCATTCGCGTGGGGGCTGGCGGGATCATGCTGCCGAACCACTCGCCTTTGGTGATCGCGGAACAGTTCGGCACGCTGGAAACGCTTTATCCGGGGCGGATCGATCTCGGCCTCGGCCGCGCGCCGGGAACCGATCAGGCGACGCTGCGCGCACTGCGCCGGTCCTATGAAAGTGCGGAAAGCTTTCCGCAGGACGTTGTGGAGTTGCAGGCGCTGCTGGCGCCCGCGGCGCCCAACCAGATCGTGCGCGCGGTGCCCGGGGCCGGCACCAATGTGCCGATCTGGATGCTGGGCTCCAGCCTCTTCGGCGCAAAGCTCGCCGCCATGCTGGGGCTGCCTTACGCCTTCGCCTCCCATTTCGCCCCGCAGGCGCTGGAACAGGCGGTCGCGATCTACAAGGCAGAGTTCACGCCCTCCGATGCGCTTGATGCGCCTTACGTGATCGCCGGGGCCAATGTGTTTGCAGCCGACGATGACGCGCAAGCAGCACGGCTCGCAACCTCGCTCCAGATGCGCTTCACCGGCATGCTGCGCGGCGAACGCGGGCTCACCAAGCCCCCCATCGACGATATCGAGACCTACTGGACACCGGGCGAAAAGCGCCACGTTCAGGAGATGATGCGCTGCTCCTTCATTGGAGGGCCGGAAAGCCTCAAACACCAACTCAAGGCATTCGCGGACAGCGTCCCGGTCGACGAGATCATCGTCTCCTCCTCCATCTACGACAACACGGCGCGGCTGCACTCCTATGAAATTCTCGCAGATGTGGCGAAGGGGATCGGGGGCTAG
- a CDS encoding glutathione S-transferase family protein, with protein MILIGQFDSPFVRRVAIALRLYGLEFEHRPWSTFRDVDKIGAINPMRRVPTLVLDDGEVLIESFAILDHLDEVAGRARALIPESGTKRRQALKIAALGMGLAEKAVALVYERALHETASEMWVERCRCQIVEVLEALERERATRRGPWWFGDGIGHADIAVACALRFVKEAHGDLFDDDRFPHLAAHSAACEALPDFIEISQAFDPPA; from the coding sequence ATGATCCTCATTGGCCAGTTCGATTCTCCCTTCGTCCGCCGTGTTGCCATCGCGCTGCGGCTCTATGGTCTGGAATTCGAGCATCGGCCGTGGTCGACCTTTCGCGATGTCGACAAGATCGGTGCGATCAATCCCATGCGCCGCGTTCCCACGCTGGTGCTGGATGATGGCGAAGTGCTGATCGAGAGCTTCGCCATCCTCGATCATCTGGACGAGGTGGCGGGGCGCGCAAGGGCCCTGATCCCGGAAAGCGGGACGAAACGCCGTCAGGCTTTGAAGATTGCGGCCCTTGGCATGGGGCTGGCCGAAAAGGCCGTGGCGCTGGTCTACGAGCGTGCGCTCCATGAAACTGCATCCGAGATGTGGGTGGAGCGTTGCCGCTGCCAGATTGTGGAGGTTCTGGAGGCGCTGGAGCGCGAACGCGCGACCCGTCGCGGGCCCTGGTGGTTCGGTGACGGCATCGGCCACGCCGATATCGCGGTCGCCTGCGCCCTGCGGTTCGTGAAGGAGGCGCATGGCGATCTGTTCGATGACGACCGCTTCCCCCATCTCGCTGCCCATTCGGCCGCCTGCGAGGCGCTGCCCGACTTCATCGAGATCTCACAGGCTTTCGATCCTCCGGCCTAG